CCATCTAAGAGAAGGCTTAGGAGATGCCAAATGTACATCAAAACAAGCAGGCCAAAAACATATATCGATCGTTGGCTGTTTTCGTCCATTAGTCACACGCTAGTTTTAGCAATCTAATTACAATTAGAGGCCCCTACAACACTCAACATTGGCTAGAGGTTGACAAAAAATTTCAGTGCCCGCAAAGTTAGAATATTTGAACCTGGAAGGAACCTCCCCAGAACAAATAGTTACAGCTGTCTTGGAGAATGTTCCACAAGTACTTCCACACGCTCTACATTTCCGTGACTGTCAGGTCCTGATGCTAGGGCTCCGTTCTCAACTCTTGTTTGAGCAGCAGCTGCGTTTACCTCACTACTTGGGCCAGCATCCTCTGTGCGCACAGGGCGAAGAAAACCTTGCAACCTCAGCAGATAGCTCTGGCTAGAAGGTTGGGATCTCACATACCGGGCTGCTGTCACAAAGTTGGTTGCTGACCTCTCTGAATCAACACGGATATTTGACAAAGCACTGAGATCAAGATTTGGAAAAACAGAACTACGACATCTAGGGCATTTCACGTTTAGGCGAAGCCATTCATCAATGCATGCAACATGGAAGTTGTGAGCACAAGGCAAACCACGAACCTGCACAAAGCTTTTGTAATAAGAAAAGTGGTAGCAGAGTCCGAATAAAGGACAGCACCGACATAACTAGTGTGATAGTCGTTGTGTTGGCTTCTAAAAACCAACCTCCTCCAACAacacaaaaaaaagaggaaaattagAAAAAGGGATAACAAATTGCAAGATGGGCACAATGTCCAAATCCGGGTTCACTGGAATTAGCATGCATTTATCTCCCCAACTATCTTTTAACAAGTTAAAGGTCTTCAAGGGATACCGAGATATACAATCATCCTCATCGGTAAGCTACAGAGACCTGAAGACCATAAATAGCAACCACAACCTAAAAACGACACCAAACCAAGTCTTTCTCGTCTTCTTTTAACCATCTTTCACAGAATTTAAGCTCTGAGTTTCTCTCAAATTGGGTGGGGATGGGGACCATTGCACGACAATGAATATTTCCACTAGAGCAGCATGCACCTCTAGACTATTGTTGATCCAGTACTCCCATAGTATTACCCTACGAAATTGGAAATTAATCCGACTTGCATACAGAATACTGGACATAAGAGAAATACCAAATTGTTTGCTTGATGTTCACAATTTCTTTTAGTGGAAGCTTTATATAATTGTGTagatttgtattttttaattaaagcTGAGAATGGAAATACGAAATGTTACTATTATCAAAGAACGAGTCAACATTTGAGAGCATCATACAAGaagaatcataaaaattcttTAATAATCAGGAGAAGCAAAGTTTACGAAAAAACAAATACCTCATTTCCCacatgaaattcttccaaacaGATAGGGCACTCACTGCAGTCAGTTGGAACAGCTTTCATCCTGAACATTGGAAGTTCTTGAATGAGTGCCTCCACTGCTTCTCTCTATGTGCCAAAAAGAAAATTCACCAGTTAAGATGAGAGAAAATCTTCTAATTCACCAAGTGTAGCAAGGGAATCATATAAAGGACTGCCTTGAGCTGTTGACAATAAGTTTTCAGTCATTACCTGAGCTTGGCTCAAATAAAGTCCTGGATGGTATGAAGCAGCATCTTGGCCCATGCCTCTCATCTCCTGGCCAGCAGCTTCGAATGCCCAATCTGGCACTCTGATCATGTCAACTAACACCTGTAATAAGGAAAATCCTAAACTTGTGGAGTAAAACCAGAATAGCTTACCATGCAAACCAAATTATCACCATACCATGACACACAGGACTCTAAAAACTAGAAGTCATAATGTATTTTTCGTACTAGTGATCCAAGAAACACATTGACTATTGTGATTATTCATTTATAATCGTTCGACATTCATTTCTGATGACATAGAGCAGATTAGTCGAACCAAATTACCACGGAAATCAGCAAGAGAGAAAGTGTTTACacctaagttgctccgacacggCAGTTTAGGTGCCACACCCTGGTCGACACGACGCTAGTATGGATGTGCGTATGGGATCCATATCTGATCTGATTAAAttattttgggtactttgaccacgaaggatggaaaaattggaggcgagatacaatttgattcccaaAAACAGGaccaaaactagggtaaatttgTAGAAAATAGCATATCTTATCTAGTCCAACACCTAGTCTTAAATCACAAGAGGTACCCACACAGCTCCACTATTAGTCAGGCTACAGGTGAACTTGGATGACCTTGACCAGCGCAGTATAAGTGGACAATATtaaccttatcaaaaaaaaaagttgCACGCCCGTGTATATACACAGCATAAATCACACAAAACATGCATACTAACCTACTACATGAAGGTAGTAGGTTAGCTTTGTacccattttttatttctcttaaaTACCCTGCCACTTAAATCTCTTGTTAAATTATGGACAGTTTTGTCAtttactccaaaaaaaaaaaaaaaagaaccagaCGACTCCTGTGCGTCATCATCCTCTGTAAACTCACATCGAAACCCTTCCTCAGCCTTCAAGCTAGCAACACAGTTTCAAGATCAAGATCGGCGATAGCAGAGAACACTTCTATGTTTTATTGAATTTCATTCAATAGGTTtcaattctatttttaatttctAGCTGTTGAGTTCACTGGGGATGTTTGTTGTTGGAAGGTGGTGAATGTTGGGAACTGTTGATATGCGAAATCATCAGCTGGATTGTTCGCCGAACAATGTCGGGATTCATTTTTGTTCACCCGTTCGTTTTGTTGCCTCTGCTGCTTTATTTTGGATTTACCACATATTTGGATATGAATTTATCGAAAGTGAAGTGAAACCATTACAATCAACTCAATCTCATTCTACtctcttttttgtttgtttatgtATTAAAAATGTTGGTTAGACTACAAATCGTCGGAATTCAAAATCGCAGAGGAACCTGGACAAATCGAGAGGGAGAAAATGAAGGGAATGAAAATCAAATTATTGAGTTTTTTTCGCAAAAGACTAAAAGCCCCATCACACCAATGAAGTGATCATTAAAAACTAAGGATATTTAAGAGAAATCAAAATGGATAAAATGTTAACCTACTACCTTCATGTAGTAGGTTAGCAAAACCCTATAtatcatacatatatatacacacacatatatgtaAATACACATGCACACACATCTGTACGTATATATATGTGTCCATTTCTGTAGGGTTTATTTATAGTATAGATAACTAAAATAAAAAGGCAGCAACAAGCTATGAGAGTCTACTTCACCTTATgatatctttctttcatctgcacttataaaataatatttcttaAGTGAATCAATTTCAGGTGCACATT
This DNA window, taken from Nicotiana tabacum cultivar K326 chromosome 4, ASM71507v2, whole genome shotgun sequence, encodes the following:
- the LOC107803399 gene encoding E3 ubiquitin-protein ligase SIS3; protein product: MAMRGVDFKWYDGFFLSMLATSIIIVAINWKRYHLCIYPLHIWIVVDYTTVFVFRLLMFVDNGLAAGMGLDFGWQQRYGRFCGRIAVLSILALLLYPFLWAWTIIGTLWFTSARNCLPEEGQKWGFLIWLLFSYCGLLCIACISTGKWLARRQAHLLRAQQGIPISEFGVLVDMIRVPDWAFEAAGQEMRGMGQDAASYHPGLYLSQAQREAVEALIQELPMFRMKAVPTDCSECPICLEEFHVGNEVRGLPCAHNFHVACIDEWLRLNVKCPRCRSSVFPNLDLSALSNIRVDSERSATNFVTAARYVRSQPSSQSYLLRLQGFLRPVRTEDAGPSSEVNAAAAQTRVENGALASGPDSHGNVERVEVLVEHSPRQL